A genomic region of Rhodococcus pyridinivorans contains the following coding sequences:
- a CDS encoding helix-turn-helix domain-containing protein: MASPDRPVLYDDSGREVPRGTPTGVDLERAIAHQVRSLRLASGLSVGDMAAKVGISKAMLSKIENAQTSCSLSTLARLAVGLDVPVTSLFRGADAHRDAVFTKNGHGAEIVGRGTRVGHHYELLGALRGQHKRLEPVLVTLTDASDVFPLFQHPGTELLYMLEGEMLYGHGDSEYHLQPGDALLLDGEGLHGPNELLKLPIRFLAVTAYPDNHQP; this comes from the coding sequence ATGGCCAGCCCAGATCGTCCCGTCTTGTACGACGATTCCGGACGCGAAGTTCCGCGCGGCACCCCGACGGGTGTGGATCTCGAGCGCGCGATCGCCCACCAGGTGCGGTCGTTGCGGCTGGCCAGCGGCCTGTCCGTCGGCGACATGGCCGCGAAGGTGGGGATCTCCAAGGCGATGCTCTCGAAGATCGAGAACGCCCAGACCTCGTGCAGTCTGTCGACGCTCGCCCGGCTCGCCGTCGGCCTCGACGTCCCCGTCACCTCGCTCTTCCGGGGCGCGGACGCGCACCGCGACGCGGTGTTCACCAAGAACGGGCACGGCGCCGAGATCGTCGGTCGCGGTACGCGGGTGGGCCATCACTACGAACTGCTCGGCGCGCTGCGGGGACAGCACAAGAGACTCGAACCGGTGCTGGTGACCCTCACCGATGCGAGCGACGTCTTCCCGCTCTTCCAGCATCCCGGCACGGAATTGCTGTACATGCTCGAGGGCGAGATGCTCTACGGCCACGGCGATTCCGAGTACCACCTGCAACCGGGCGACGCCCTGCTCCTCGACGGCGAAGGGTTGCACGGACCGAACGAGCTGCTGAAGCTGCCCATCCGGTTCCTCGCCGTCACGGCGTATCCCGACAATCACCAGCCGTGA
- a CDS encoding ammonium transporter, with product MEQALAAADTAWVLAAFTAVVLMVPGLALFYSGMLGVKSALNMIMMVFGGFAVTAVLWVLFGPAAVLGDSVGGLGLIGDPFTDIGLGSLLEEDPDGGMPAALTAAFHLLFAGITVAIIAGGVADRMKFSAWLVFSGIWVVLVYFPVAHWVFAFDDEEAGTKGGWIANTLAAHDFAGGTAVHMNSGVAALALAIALGRRRGFPHVARPHNLPLVVLGGGILLFGWFGFNGGSAGGANHTAGVVVLNTLVAAMAGLLGWLIVERIKEKHATTLGAISGVIAALVGITPAASLVSPLGALLIGVVSGAVGCFAVSWKFRMGYDDSLDVVAIHLMGGVVGTTLIAFVATAAAPAGVDGLFFGGGIDFFGRQIVAMAAVFAYSFAVTFLIAKALDKIMGIRVDTETEMRGIDVPVHGETAYVMDSFSPTGPSTLRPEVFAEDRDVIVPKS from the coding sequence ATGGAACAGGCACTCGCGGCCGCCGATACCGCCTGGGTTTTGGCGGCGTTCACAGCAGTCGTACTGATGGTTCCGGGCCTGGCGCTGTTCTACAGCGGCATGCTCGGAGTCAAGAGCGCGCTCAACATGATCATGATGGTGTTCGGTGGATTCGCCGTCACAGCCGTCCTGTGGGTGCTGTTCGGTCCGGCCGCCGTGCTCGGTGACAGCGTCGGGGGCCTCGGCCTCATCGGCGATCCCTTCACCGACATCGGTCTGGGCTCGCTGCTCGAGGAGGACCCGGACGGAGGGATGCCCGCCGCACTGACCGCGGCCTTCCACCTCCTCTTCGCAGGCATCACGGTGGCGATCATCGCCGGTGGTGTCGCGGACCGGATGAAGTTCTCGGCGTGGCTGGTGTTCTCGGGCATCTGGGTCGTCCTCGTCTACTTCCCGGTCGCGCACTGGGTCTTCGCCTTCGACGACGAGGAAGCGGGCACGAAGGGCGGATGGATCGCCAACACGCTCGCCGCCCACGACTTCGCCGGCGGCACCGCCGTGCACATGAACTCGGGTGTCGCGGCGCTGGCACTCGCCATCGCACTCGGTCGCCGCCGTGGATTCCCGCACGTGGCACGTCCCCACAACCTGCCCCTCGTCGTGCTCGGTGGCGGAATCCTGCTGTTCGGCTGGTTCGGCTTCAACGGCGGTTCGGCGGGCGGCGCCAACCACACGGCCGGTGTCGTCGTCCTCAACACGCTCGTCGCCGCGATGGCCGGCCTGCTCGGCTGGCTGATCGTCGAACGCATCAAGGAGAAGCACGCGACGACGCTCGGTGCCATCTCGGGCGTGATCGCCGCACTCGTGGGCATCACGCCCGCAGCGAGCCTCGTGTCCCCGCTCGGTGCCCTGCTGATCGGCGTGGTCTCCGGTGCCGTCGGCTGCTTCGCCGTGAGCTGGAAGTTCCGCATGGGCTACGACGACTCACTCGACGTCGTTGCCATCCACCTCATGGGCGGCGTCGTAGGCACCACCCTCATCGCCTTCGTCGCGACGGCCGCCGCGCCGGCCGGTGTCGACGGTCTGTTCTTCGGCGGCGGGATCGACTTCTTCGGACGCCAGATCGTCGCGATGGCCGCGGTGTTCGCCTACTCGTTCGCGGTGACCTTCCTGATCGCGAAGGCGCTCGACAAGATCATGGGCATCCGGGTCGACACCGAGACGGAGATGCGGGGCATCGACGTCCCGGTCCATGGGGAGACGGCCTACGTGATGGACTCGTTCTCACCCACCGGTCCGTCGACGCTGCGTCCCGAGGTGTTCGCCGAGGATCGCGACGTGATCGTGCCCAAGTCCTGA
- the fdhD gene encoding formate dehydrogenase accessory sulfurtransferase FdhD — MGRVTTRRPVLRITADRATRRPDTLAVEEPLEIRVGGESLTITMRTPGHDVDLVHGFLLAEGMIGSREDIAAVRYCDGVDESGANTYNVLDVALAPGVTVPEGTGRRAFTTTSACGVCGKNSLDEVRTRTRYPLKDAGTTSIGTHTLTELPDTLRRHQQVFESTGGLHAAALFTPDGALLALREDVGRHNAVDKVIGWALTDNRVPLSHSVLMVSGRASFELVQKAVMAGIPVLAAVSAPSSLAVDLAAESDLTLVGFLRGDTMNVYTVPERIKTD, encoded by the coding sequence ATGGGACGGGTCACGACACGTCGACCGGTACTGCGCATCACTGCGGACAGGGCGACGCGACGTCCCGACACCCTCGCCGTCGAGGAACCGCTCGAGATCAGGGTCGGCGGTGAGTCGCTCACCATCACGATGCGCACCCCCGGTCACGACGTCGATCTCGTCCACGGATTCCTGCTGGCCGAAGGGATGATCGGCAGTCGCGAGGACATCGCCGCCGTTCGCTACTGCGACGGGGTGGACGAGAGCGGCGCCAACACTTACAACGTTCTCGACGTCGCCCTCGCGCCCGGCGTCACCGTCCCCGAAGGGACGGGGCGACGCGCATTCACGACGACCTCCGCGTGCGGGGTGTGCGGGAAGAACTCGCTCGACGAGGTGCGCACGCGCACGCGATATCCACTGAAGGATGCCGGCACCACCTCTATCGGAACGCACACCCTCACCGAACTGCCCGACACGCTGCGTCGGCACCAGCAGGTCTTCGAGTCGACCGGCGGTCTGCACGCGGCCGCACTGTTCACCCCCGACGGGGCGCTGCTGGCCCTGCGCGAGGACGTCGGCCGGCACAACGCCGTCGACAAGGTGATCGGCTGGGCCCTGACCGACAACCGGGTGCCGCTCTCGCACAGCGTGCTCATGGTGAGCGGACGCGCCTCGTTCGAACTCGTGCAGAAGGCGGTCATGGCCGGGATCCCCGTGCTCGCGGCGGTCTCGGCGCCGTCGTCGCTGGCCGTCGATCTCGCCGCGGAGTCCGACCTCACCCTCGTGGGCTTCCTCCGCGGCGACACGATGAACGTCTACACCGTCCCCGAACGCATCAAGACCGACTGA
- a CDS encoding alpha/beta hydrolase family protein, with protein MLSRTSRRVMAVLAAASMLGITSCSDFGDDAEETAGGPGSLVTERTLTGTAALPSASRTHLITYLSDGADRRPTLVSGTVAIPEGEAPAGGWPVISWAHGTTGVGDACAPSADTSGGPAHSYISRTTAMLDRWVADGYAVVQTDYEGLGTPGGHPYMNGDSAADSVVDIVRAARQLDPAIGTRWIAMGHSQGGHAALYAAARGTERAPELELQGAVAFAPGSRTSETAEYYATAGPAIGPALGFLPVLLLGAQAADPSIDADAMLTDASRPLLDAARTGCMDDIREVASTVPVDQVFAPDADLEPLVEYYAGQEVEPLTLRVPTLVVQGSDDALVLRPVTDQVTAALCGNGADLSYRVYDGADHRAVLEESVDDVRAFVDGVRAGEAQDGTCG; from the coding sequence ATGCTCTCTCGTACTTCCCGGCGTGTGATGGCAGTACTCGCCGCAGCGTCGATGCTCGGCATCACGTCCTGCTCCGACTTCGGCGACGACGCCGAGGAGACTGCCGGGGGACCCGGCTCCCTCGTCACCGAACGCACCCTCACCGGTACGGCGGCGCTTCCCAGCGCGTCGCGAACGCATCTGATCACCTACCTGTCCGATGGTGCCGATCGGCGCCCCACCCTCGTTTCGGGCACGGTCGCGATCCCCGAGGGAGAAGCACCCGCCGGAGGCTGGCCCGTGATCAGCTGGGCGCACGGCACCACCGGGGTCGGTGACGCCTGTGCGCCGTCCGCCGACACCTCCGGTGGTCCCGCCCACTCCTACATCAGCAGGACGACTGCCATGCTCGACCGGTGGGTCGCAGACGGCTACGCCGTGGTCCAGACCGACTACGAAGGCCTCGGCACACCGGGCGGACATCCCTACATGAACGGAGACAGCGCAGCCGACAGTGTCGTCGACATCGTGCGTGCCGCTCGTCAACTCGATCCGGCTATCGGCACCCGATGGATCGCGATGGGACACAGTCAGGGCGGGCACGCCGCGCTGTATGCGGCGGCTCGTGGCACGGAACGCGCCCCTGAACTCGAACTGCAGGGCGCGGTCGCCTTCGCCCCGGGCAGTCGCACGAGTGAGACGGCCGAGTACTACGCGACCGCCGGACCGGCGATCGGTCCGGCGCTCGGGTTCCTGCCGGTGCTGCTGCTCGGAGCGCAGGCGGCGGACCCGAGCATCGACGCCGACGCGATGCTCACCGACGCCTCGCGCCCCTTGCTCGACGCCGCGCGCACCGGGTGCATGGACGACATCCGCGAGGTGGCGAGCACGGTACCGGTGGATCAGGTGTTCGCTCCGGATGCGGACCTCGAACCGCTCGTTGAGTACTACGCCGGTCAGGAGGTCGAACCGCTCACCCTGAGGGTGCCGACGCTCGTCGTGCAGGGAAGCGACGACGCGCTGGTACTGCGTCCGGTCACCGATCAGGTGACCGCGGCGCTGTGCGGCAACGGAGCCGACCTGAGCTATCGGGTATACGACGGAGCCGATCACCGAGCGGTACTCGAGGAGTCCGTCGACGACGTGCGGGCGTTCGTCGACGGAGTACGCGCGGGCGAGGCGCAGGACGGCACGTGCGGTTGA
- a CDS encoding PaaI family thioesterase produces the protein MRVDPDTHPVVGHAPDGTVLTSAPQDTAVDRATAAARRVVDALLRTDRGNANLERVAEELDNIAEHLEEHAPEVRERLIDMWHGEGVTRHDPVTGPENALAPPLVLAGREDGSVDGVVELTFPYQGPPGHVHGGVSALLLDHTLGVANAWAGRSGATAQLNVRYHRPTPLFEPLTITGRLVEQDGRKINTVGEIRTADGTVCVSVEALFIDRTVPRPR, from the coding sequence ATGAGAGTCGACCCGGACACCCACCCCGTCGTCGGACACGCGCCCGACGGTACGGTTCTGACCTCGGCACCGCAGGACACCGCCGTCGACCGCGCCACCGCCGCCGCGCGGCGCGTGGTGGACGCGTTGCTGCGCACCGACCGTGGCAACGCGAATCTCGAGCGGGTCGCCGAAGAGCTCGACAATATCGCCGAGCACCTCGAGGAACACGCTCCCGAAGTGCGGGAGCGACTGATCGACATGTGGCACGGGGAGGGCGTCACCCGGCACGATCCGGTCACCGGTCCGGAGAACGCGCTCGCTCCGCCGCTGGTGTTGGCCGGTCGCGAAGACGGATCGGTGGATGGCGTCGTCGAACTGACCTTCCCGTACCAGGGCCCGCCCGGGCACGTGCACGGCGGAGTCTCCGCCCTCCTGCTCGATCACACGCTGGGTGTGGCGAACGCCTGGGCCGGGCGCAGCGGCGCCACCGCACAGCTCAACGTGCGGTACCACCGGCCGACCCCACTGTTCGAGCCGCTGACGATCACCGGTCGTCTGGTCGAGCAGGACGGCCGCAAGATCAACACGGTCGGCGAGATCAGGACCGCGGACGGCACGGTGTGCGTGTCCGTGGAGGCGCTGTTCATCGACAGGACAGTTCCCCGTCCTCGCTGA
- a CDS encoding MaoC/PaaZ C-terminal domain-containing protein: MPIDTDVALSAAPTVRDASWTERDVILYHLGLGAGVDSLDPAELRWVYEKDLRVLPTFAMVAGQGVSAGAVTQAGLSLPGIDIDLRRILHGGQSVNVHAPIPISGSATVSSRISDVWDKDKAAVIVLEQSAVDADGNPLWTSAMQIWARGEGGFGGDAGPHVSNAVPERDADKTLVSPTSTQQALVYRLSADMNPLHADPEFAKTAGFDRPILHGLASYGVVCKAVVDGVLGGDPTRVRSFSVRFAGTLYPGETIETEVWRDDDTLTLLATCPERDGQPVLTHATMEIR; encoded by the coding sequence ATGCCCATCGATACCGATGTCGCGCTCTCCGCTGCGCCCACCGTCCGCGATGCCTCGTGGACCGAACGCGATGTGATCCTCTACCACCTCGGTCTGGGTGCGGGCGTCGACTCGCTCGATCCCGCCGAACTGCGGTGGGTGTACGAGAAGGACCTGCGGGTCCTGCCGACCTTCGCGATGGTCGCCGGTCAGGGTGTCTCTGCCGGTGCGGTGACACAGGCCGGACTGAGCCTGCCGGGAATCGACATCGACCTGCGCAGGATCCTGCACGGTGGCCAGTCCGTCAACGTGCACGCCCCGATCCCGATCTCGGGTTCGGCGACCGTCTCGTCTCGCATCTCCGATGTGTGGGACAAGGACAAGGCCGCCGTGATCGTGCTCGAACAGTCCGCAGTGGATGCCGACGGAAACCCGTTGTGGACCAGTGCGATGCAGATCTGGGCGCGCGGTGAGGGCGGCTTCGGCGGAGACGCCGGGCCCCATGTGTCGAACGCAGTGCCGGAACGGGACGCCGACAAGACCCTGGTGTCACCTACGAGCACGCAACAGGCGCTGGTGTACCGGCTCAGTGCCGACATGAACCCGCTGCACGCGGATCCCGAATTCGCGAAGACAGCCGGTTTCGATCGGCCGATCCTGCACGGACTCGCCTCGTACGGTGTCGTGTGCAAGGCCGTCGTCGACGGTGTGCTCGGTGGAGACCCGACCCGGGTCCGGTCGTTCTCGGTCCGCTTCGCCGGCACGCTGTACCCCGGGGAGACGATCGAGACGGAGGTCTGGCGAGACGACGACACCCTCACCCTGCTCGCCACATGTCCCGAGCGCGACGGGCAACCGGTGCTCACCCACGCCACGATGGAGATTCGATGA
- a CDS encoding acyl-CoA dehydrogenase codes for MTLGLSDEDRELRDSVRGWAARHATPDVIRTAVEAKTEARPTYWSSFAELGMLGLHLPEEVGGAGFGLLETAIVAEELGRAMVPGPFLPTVIVSAVLDEAGRRSELDGLADGSLFGAVALQPGDLRVERDGDSVTLSGTSGVALGGQVADVFLLAADDGGERVFVVVTRDRVEVTNLPSYDVIRRNAEITASAVTLSDEDVLRSDPHRIVDIAATLFAAEAAGLADWATTTAADYARVRKQFGRVIGQFQGVKHTVARMLCLTEQARVVAWDAARARREDVPDDEASLAVAVAASIAPEAAFQVTKNCIQVLGGIGYTWEHDAHLYMRRAQSLRILLGSTASWRRRVAHLTLDGARRVLSVDLPPEAERIRADVRAELEPAKSLENAARKAYLAEKGYTAPHLPEPWGKAADAVTQLVVAEELRAAELEPHDMIIGNWVVPTLIAHGSTEQIERFVPQSLRGDLVWCQLFSEPGAGSDLAGLSTKAVKVDGGWRLDGQKVWTSMARVADWGICLARTDAEAPKHKGLSYFLIDIRNTEGLDIRPLREITGEALFNEVFLDGVFVPDECLVGEPGDGWKLARTTLANERVSLSHDSTFGAGCETLMALANGMPGGPDDEQLTVLGKVLGDAASGGLMGLRTALRSLAGAQPGAESSVAKLLGVEHLQQVWETAMDWAGTASLLDDQDRTSATHMFLNVQCMSIAGGTTNVQLNIIGERLLGLPRDPEPGK; via the coding sequence ATGACTCTGGGATTGAGTGACGAGGACCGCGAGCTCCGCGACTCCGTGCGCGGCTGGGCGGCACGACACGCCACACCCGACGTGATCCGCACGGCCGTCGAAGCGAAGACGGAAGCCCGCCCGACGTACTGGAGCTCGTTCGCCGAACTCGGAATGCTGGGATTGCACCTGCCCGAAGAGGTCGGAGGCGCCGGTTTCGGTCTGCTCGAAACAGCAATCGTCGCAGAGGAACTCGGACGGGCCATGGTGCCCGGCCCGTTCCTTCCGACCGTGATCGTGTCCGCGGTCCTCGACGAGGCCGGCCGTCGCAGCGAACTCGACGGGCTCGCGGACGGCTCGCTGTTCGGTGCGGTCGCCCTGCAGCCCGGGGACCTGCGCGTGGAGCGCGACGGCGATTCCGTCACACTCTCGGGAACCTCCGGTGTCGCCCTCGGCGGCCAGGTCGCGGATGTGTTCCTGCTCGCGGCCGACGACGGTGGTGAGCGGGTCTTCGTCGTCGTGACCCGTGACCGGGTCGAGGTCACGAACCTGCCCAGCTACGACGTGATCCGCCGCAACGCCGAGATCACCGCAAGTGCCGTGACATTGTCCGACGAGGACGTGCTGAGATCGGACCCGCATCGGATCGTCGATATCGCCGCGACCTTGTTCGCCGCCGAGGCCGCCGGTCTCGCGGACTGGGCGACCACCACCGCCGCGGACTATGCGCGGGTCCGCAAGCAGTTCGGCCGTGTCATCGGACAGTTCCAGGGTGTCAAGCACACCGTCGCCCGGATGCTCTGCCTCACCGAACAGGCTCGGGTCGTGGCCTGGGACGCAGCGCGAGCGCGGCGCGAGGACGTGCCGGACGACGAGGCGTCGCTGGCCGTGGCGGTCGCCGCGTCCATCGCCCCGGAGGCCGCCTTCCAGGTCACCAAGAACTGCATCCAGGTGCTCGGCGGTATCGGCTACACCTGGGAGCACGACGCGCACCTGTACATGCGCCGCGCGCAGTCCCTCCGGATCCTGCTCGGCTCCACGGCGTCGTGGCGGCGCCGGGTCGCCCACCTCACGCTCGACGGTGCCCGCCGCGTGCTGAGCGTCGATCTTCCGCCCGAGGCGGAACGGATCCGCGCCGACGTCCGTGCCGAACTCGAGCCGGCGAAGTCGCTGGAGAACGCAGCGCGGAAGGCGTATCTGGCGGAGAAGGGCTACACCGCTCCCCACCTGCCCGAACCGTGGGGGAAGGCCGCCGACGCCGTCACGCAACTCGTCGTCGCCGAGGAACTGCGCGCCGCCGAACTCGAACCGCACGACATGATCATCGGCAACTGGGTGGTGCCGACCCTGATCGCGCACGGCAGTACCGAGCAGATCGAGCGATTCGTCCCGCAGTCGCTGCGCGGGGATCTCGTGTGGTGTCAGCTCTTCTCCGAGCCCGGCGCCGGGTCCGACCTTGCGGGCCTGTCCACCAAGGCCGTCAAGGTGGACGGCGGATGGAGGCTCGATGGCCAGAAGGTGTGGACGTCGATGGCGCGGGTCGCGGACTGGGGCATCTGCCTCGCCCGCACCGACGCGGAAGCGCCCAAGCACAAAGGCCTGTCCTACTTCCTGATCGACATCAGGAACACCGAGGGGCTCGACATCCGGCCGCTGCGGGAGATCACCGGCGAAGCCCTGTTCAACGAGGTGTTCCTCGACGGCGTGTTCGTGCCCGACGAGTGCCTCGTCGGCGAGCCCGGGGACGGATGGAAGCTCGCCCGTACCACCCTCGCGAACGAACGCGTCTCCCTCTCGCACGATTCGACTTTCGGTGCCGGCTGCGAGACCCTCATGGCGCTCGCGAACGGTATGCCCGGTGGGCCGGACGACGAACAACTCACCGTCCTCGGCAAGGTTCTCGGCGATGCCGCGTCCGGTGGCCTCATGGGTCTGCGTACCGCTCTGCGGTCCCTGGCCGGTGCACAGCCGGGTGCCGAGTCCTCCGTCGCCAAGCTCCTCGGCGTCGAGCACCTCCAGCAGGTCTGGGAGACCGCGATGGACTGGGCCGGTACTGCGTCGTTGCTCGACGACCAGGACCGAACCTCGGCGACCCACATGTTCCTCAACGTGCAGTGCATGTCCATCGCCGGTGGGACGACCAACGTCCAGCTGAACATCATCGGTGAGAGGCTTCTCGGCCTGCCCCGCGATCCCGAACCCGGAAAGTGA
- a CDS encoding steroid 3-ketoacyl-CoA thiolase: MSKVVIVEAARTPIGRRRGQLAGVHPAVLLGAAQKAVLDRTGLPADRIGQLVGGAVTQAGEQSNNVTRQAWLHAGLPYTTAATTIDCACSSSQQAIHMVAGLIASGQIDAGIGCGVEVMSRVFLGQANAPGTGNPYPDDWSIDMGDQFTSAERIAHKRGIKRDDVDALGFESQRRAAAAWAEGRFDREIVPVQAPVVTKEGEPTGEIAIVTRDGGLRDTTAEGLAGLRPVIENGIHTAGNSSQVSDGAAAVLLMSEDKAREAGLRPRARILASTLVGSDPYYHLDGPIDATRAVLERTGMSLSDIDIVEINEAFASVVLSWAQVHGADMSKVNVNGGAIALGHPVGSTGSRLITSALHELERSNRSTALVTMCAGGAMASATIIERI, encoded by the coding sequence ATGAGCAAGGTCGTCATCGTCGAGGCCGCGCGAACACCGATCGGTCGTCGCCGCGGACAGCTGGCCGGGGTGCACCCCGCGGTATTGCTCGGCGCCGCCCAGAAAGCCGTTCTCGACCGCACCGGACTCCCCGCCGACCGGATCGGTCAGCTCGTGGGAGGTGCCGTCACCCAGGCAGGGGAGCAATCCAACAACGTCACTCGTCAGGCCTGGCTCCACGCAGGTCTCCCGTACACGACCGCCGCGACCACCATCGACTGCGCGTGCAGTTCGTCGCAGCAGGCGATCCACATGGTGGCCGGACTGATCGCGTCCGGGCAGATCGACGCCGGAATCGGATGCGGCGTCGAGGTGATGAGCCGCGTGTTCCTCGGTCAGGCCAACGCACCGGGCACCGGCAACCCCTATCCGGACGACTGGTCGATCGACATGGGCGACCAGTTCACCTCCGCCGAACGGATCGCCCACAAGCGCGGCATCAAACGTGACGATGTCGATGCTCTCGGATTCGAGTCGCAGCGTCGCGCCGCAGCCGCGTGGGCCGAGGGGCGCTTCGACCGCGAGATCGTCCCGGTGCAGGCGCCGGTCGTGACCAAGGAGGGCGAGCCCACCGGTGAGATCGCGATCGTGACGCGTGACGGAGGTCTTCGCGACACCACCGCGGAAGGACTCGCCGGTCTCCGGCCGGTCATCGAGAACGGAATCCACACCGCCGGAAACTCCTCCCAGGTCAGCGACGGCGCGGCCGCCGTACTGCTGATGAGTGAGGACAAGGCGCGCGAGGCGGGTCTGCGGCCACGTGCCCGTATCCTCGCGTCGACGCTCGTCGGTTCGGACCCGTACTACCACCTCGACGGCCCCATCGACGCGACTCGCGCGGTACTCGAACGCACCGGAATGTCCTTGTCCGACATCGACATCGTCGAGATCAACGAAGCCTTCGCTTCGGTCGTGTTGTCCTGGGCTCAGGTCCACGGGGCCGACATGAGCAAGGTCAACGTCAACGGCGGCGCCATCGCGCTCGGCCACCCCGTCGGTTCCACCGGCTCGCGACTGATCACCAGTGCACTGCACGAACTCGAGCGTTCGAACCGTTCGACGGCGCTGGTCACGATGTGTGCGGGTGGCGCGATGGCCTCCGCCACCATCATCGAGCGCATCTGA
- a CDS encoding TetR family transcriptional regulator yields the protein MPRLAEVRDAAEPNSAEQHARYDRIIDAAAHLGAMKELERVRMQEVAELAGVAIGTLYRYFPSKTHLFVAVMVDQIDRMGIHLSRRSQSSTSPVDVVYDALLQATRALVRTPLLANAMIQSAASSNAATIPDVAKIDQHFDRLLLAAAGIAEPTVRDATVVRLVVALWFGLVQSALNGRSSIPEVESDLRVACDLLLVDLSAGAR from the coding sequence ATGCCCAGACTTGCGGAGGTGCGGGACGCCGCCGAACCGAATTCGGCGGAACAGCACGCGCGATACGACAGGATCATCGATGCTGCTGCGCACCTGGGCGCGATGAAGGAACTCGAGCGCGTCCGGATGCAGGAGGTCGCCGAACTCGCCGGCGTCGCCATCGGCACCCTCTACCGGTACTTTCCGTCCAAGACCCACCTGTTCGTCGCGGTCATGGTGGACCAGATCGATCGGATGGGAATCCACCTGTCCAGGCGCTCACAGTCGTCCACCTCGCCCGTCGACGTCGTGTACGACGCATTGCTGCAGGCCACCCGGGCGCTTGTGCGTACGCCGCTGTTGGCGAACGCGATGATCCAATCCGCTGCGTCGTCGAACGCTGCCACGATTCCCGACGTGGCGAAGATCGATCAGCACTTCGACCGATTGCTCCTTGCCGCCGCAGGCATCGCGGAACCGACGGTCCGGGACGCGACCGTCGTGCGGTTGGTCGTGGCGTTGTGGTTCGGTCTCGTCCAGTCCGCGCTCAACGGGCGAAGCTCGATCCCCGAGGTCGAGTCCGATCTGCGTGTCGCGTGCGACCTTCTGTTGGTCGACCTGTCCGCCGGTGCGCGCTGA
- a CDS encoding 3-oxoacyl-ACP reductase, with translation MGESVSLAGRAAVVTGAGAGLGRAEALALADAGAAVVVNDMGDAAHEVAEEIVASGGQAIAVTGDVSDWSLGGRLVDESVEAFGSFDILVNNAGIIRDKMIFNLTESDWDDVIRVHLKGHAATSHAAAVHWRQANKAAGGPVYGRVVNTSSEAFLFGSAGQPNYSAAKAGITALTLSTTQGLARYGVTANAICPRARTAMTAEAFGDADATTSGLDPLAPERVATLVRYLASPASSEITGQVFVVYGKMVALMAAPTVENRFDAAGSAFTVEELDEQLSSYFTGRGPYETYAAYSIAELEKVALAVD, from the coding sequence ATGGGTGAGTCCGTAAGTCTGGCCGGGCGCGCGGCGGTTGTGACCGGCGCCGGGGCCGGTCTGGGCCGCGCCGAAGCCCTCGCCCTCGCCGACGCAGGCGCCGCAGTCGTCGTCAACGACATGGGCGATGCGGCGCACGAGGTGGCAGAGGAAATCGTCGCGTCGGGAGGCCAGGCCATCGCCGTCACCGGGGACGTGTCCGACTGGTCCCTCGGCGGCCGTCTGGTCGACGAATCCGTCGAGGCGTTCGGATCCTTCGACATCCTGGTCAACAACGCGGGCATCATCCGCGACAAGATGATCTTCAACCTGACCGAGTCCGACTGGGACGACGTGATCCGAGTCCATCTCAAGGGCCACGCCGCCACCTCCCACGCCGCGGCGGTGCACTGGCGTCAGGCGAACAAGGCCGCGGGCGGACCGGTCTACGGCCGCGTCGTCAATACGTCGTCGGAGGCTTTCCTCTTCGGTTCCGCAGGACAACCGAACTATTCCGCCGCAAAGGCAGGCATCACGGCACTGACACTGTCCACGACCCAGGGCCTGGCCCGCTACGGCGTCACTGCGAACGCGATCTGCCCCCGTGCACGCACCGCGATGACCGCGGAGGCTTTCGGTGATGCCGACGCCACGACAAGCGGACTCGACCCGCTGGCGCCCGAGCGCGTGGCAACCCTCGTACGTTACCTCGCCTCACCGGCGTCGTCGGAGATCACCGGACAGGTGTTCGTGGTGTACGGCAAGATGGTCGCGCTCATGGCCGCACCCACGGTCGAGAACCGATTCGACGCCGCCGGTTCGGCATTCACGGTCGAGGAACTCGACGAGCAGCTCTCGTCGTACTTCACCGGCCGCGGCCCGTACGAGACCTACGCCGCCTACAGCATCGCGGAACTCGAGAAGGTCGCACTGGCCGTCGACTGA